Proteins encoded within one genomic window of Triticum aestivum cultivar Chinese Spring chromosome 2D, IWGSC CS RefSeq v2.1, whole genome shotgun sequence:
- the LOC123052652 gene encoding uncharacterized protein encodes MDLNLIPEEEDEAQQEEQAHQGDAIDLNLIPEEEDEAQQEEQAHQGDAIDLNLIPEEEDEDIELNWFPEEEEAQDAQEDAEVQEAQEAQEDAEVQEAQEADGHGNPRGKDMTDKERHGVYFSLRVIELRDGQVHVYDKVRIATMLNVNLRTVTRIWNLAKRQLATGQEVDVSSKKNKSGRKRKGLDLSRIATIPLNNRSRIRSLARCLGVPRSTLHDRFQLQELKRITSTIKPTLKPQNKIARLKFCLSMMDERWISSPWPRFKPMTNMVHIDEKWYDMTRVKSSYYVLPGEEEPNRTMHNTHSIGKVMFLTAVAKPRYNEDGEMTFDGKLGIWPFVVQTEAQRTSQNRDRGTIELKPVKVTRPMCRDYLINKVIPTIQEKWPDGNEDTTIFIQQDNATPHVLPNDAGFLEAVAQTDLDIRLLQQPPNSPELSVLDLCFHCSLQSLTDCRAPMNIQELVHGVEEEFENYNAHKLFKSFMTLQAVMVEVMKDQGGNNYKMPHLHKECLQNAGEEIIGVYCSPELITDTKAIIEQGND; translated from the coding sequence ATGGATTTGAACTTGATCCCGGAAGAGGAGGACGAAGCTCAACAAGAAGAACAAGCTCATCAAGGTGACGCTATTGATTTGAACTTGATCCCGGAAGAGGAGGATGAAGCTCAACAAGAAGAACAAGCTCATCAAGGTGATGCTATTGATTTGAACTTGATCCCGGAAGAGGAGGATGAAGACATTGAATTGAATTGGTTTCCTGAAGAGGAAGAAGCTCAAGATGCACAAGAAGATGCAGAAGTGCAAGAAGCTCAAGAGGCACAAGAAGATGCAGAGGTGCAAGAAGCTCAAGAAGCTGATGGACATGGCAATCCAAGAGGGAAGGACATGACAGACAAGGAGAGACATGGTGTTTACTTTTCTCTTCGAGTAATCGAGCTTAGAGATGGACAGGTTCACGTGTATGACAAGGTGCGCATTGCGACTATGCTGAATGTTAACCTGCGAACAGTTACAAGAATATGGAATCTAGCCAAACGACAACTTGCAACAGGCCAAGAAGTTGATGTTTCAAGCAAGAAGAACAAAAGTGGTAGGAAGAGAAAAGGACTAGATCTGTCGAGAATAGCCACAATCCCTTTGAACAACAGAAGCAGAATCCGTTCTCTAGCCAGGTGTTTAGGTGTGCCCCGATCAACCCTACATGACAGATTTCAACTGCAAGAGCTGAAACGCATCACAAGCACCATCAAACCCACCCTCAAGCCACAAAACAAGATAGCGAGACTAAAGTTCTGCCTATCCATGATGGATGAAAGATGGATATCAAGTCCTTGGCCCAGGTTCAAGCCAATGACAAATATGGTCCACATCGATGAGAAATGGTATGATATGACCCGAGTGAAGAGTAGCTACTACGTACTGCCTGGAGAAGAAGAACCAAATCGAACTATGCACAATACTCATAGCATTGGGAAGGTAATGTTTCTAACAGCTGTGGCCAAACCTCGCTACAATGAAGATGGGGAGATGACATTTGATGGAAAACTTGGCATTTGGCCATTCGTGGTACAGACCGAGGCACAACGAACAAGCCAGAACAGAGATAGGGGGACAATAGAGTTGAAGCCGGTCAAAGTTACTAGACCTATGTGCAGAGATTACCTGATCAATAAAGTAATCCCTACCATTCAAGAAAAATGGCCTGACGGTAACGAGGACACAACGATCTTCATTCAACAAGATAATGCAACACCGCATGTCCTCCCTAATGATGCTGGTTTTCTAGAAGCCGTGGCACAGACAGATCTGGATATTCGATTATTGCAACAACCACCAAACAGCCCCGAGCTCAGTGTTCTAGATCTTTGTTTCCACTGCTCCCTCCAATCCCTAACCGACTGCAGAGCGCCTATGAATATACAGGAACTGGTACATGGTGTAGAGGAGGAGTTTGAGAACTACAATGCCCATAAGTTGTTCAAAAGCTTTATGACATTGCAAGCAGTCATGGTTGAAGTGATGAAAGATCAAGGAGGAAACAACTACAAGATGCCGCATCTGCATAAGGAATGTCTACAGAATGCTGGAGAGGAAATAATCGGTGTATACTGCAGTCCTGAGCTAATTACTGACACCAAGGCCATTATAGAACAAGGAAATGATTAG